GGAAATCAAAAATCCTTCGGAAATTCTTATTACCAAAAAATTTGAAGAGCTGTCCGGCAATTCCGTTGCTGTAACTTTAGAAGGAAACCGGCCTATGCTGCTGGAAATTCAGGCTCTGGTAAGTACGGCAGTCTATGGTACTCCGCAAAGAAGTTCCACCGGATTTGATGCTAAAAGACTGAATATGCTTCTGGCTGTTCTTGAAAAGCGCGCAGGATTTCAATTGGGAGCAAAAGATGTATTTTTAAATATAACCGGAGGAATTAAGACAGATGATCCTGCATTAGATCTTGCTGTGGTGGCTTCCATCCTTTCTTCTAATGAAGATATTGCCATTTCTGAACATTATTGTTTTGCAGGAGAGATCGGGTTAAGTGGTGAAATCCGTCCTATTGCTCAGGCAGAGCAAAGAATCACGGAAGCGGAAAAATTAGGCTACGAAAAGATTTTTGTATCCAACCTCAACAAAATTCCGAAAAGAAAATTCGGAATCAAAATAGAGGAAGTAAGTAAAATTGAAGATTTCCACGAAAGGCTCTTCTAATATCCGATAAATATGCTGCTCGAAAATATTCAGAAGTTTGTCCTTGTCCTGCTTTATGGCGGTCTGACTCTGCTTTCATTTACATTGCTGATCAATCCTATGAAAGCCAACAGAAAGGCCAACTTATTTTTCGGACTGTTTCTTTTATTATGGTCCAGCTATTGGGTATTGGATGTTTTACGCATCTGCGAAATTAATCCGGAGACCTGGTTTTCATTTTTCGTGTATTCCATACAGATATTTACGCCTATCTTTTTGTTTTTCAGTGTTATATTTTTTATTAATCCGGATTATAGATTTAAGAGAACTGATCTGGTCTGCCTGATCGTTCCTTTGATCTGCTGGATATTATTATTCTGCTCAGAAGAACATCCGGTCATTTATCATATCGTATTATTTATCAATATAGCTCATAATCTTCCTTATATCGCCCTTATTTATTTCAGGATCAGGAAGCATCAGAAAAGAATTGAAACCATTTCAGCTGATACGGAACCCATTGACCTGCAGTGGCTGATCAAACTGAGTTTTCTCCTTTTTATAACCATCATTATAACGGTTGGCTATGAGCTGTTCAATGCTTTTATTTATAAAATGCATCAGCACGTGGTGATGGATCTGCTTTTTTTATTTATCGTGTACAGCACGCTGTATTACGTTCTCCGTCAAAAAGAGATTTATCCTGTAAATAAAAGCCAGCGTGAAGAGCTGCTCTCTATTGAAATGGAAAGTGAAGAGGAAGAAACAATAAGAAAAAAGTTAATTTCTGATCATGAATTTGAGATGTTGAAACAGCGGTTAACTGTTTTAATGGAAACAGAAAAGCCTTATCTGGACGGTGATCTTAATTTACTGAAACTCTCTGATATGGTTCAGATCAATGCCCATCAGCTTTCCTATCTGCTCAATAACGGCTTTCATGAAAATTTCTTTTATTTTGTTAATAAATACAGGGTACAGCACGCTAAGAAGATGCTTATTGATGACTCCAGCCAGAAATGGTCTATATTAGGAATTGCTTTTGAATCAGGCTTCAATTCAAAGACTGCTTTTAATACAATTTTTAAAAAGATGACTGATATGACACCGTCTGAATTCAGAAAACATCATGCAGATCCCCAGCCTAAATCCTGACCTTCAAATAATCTGAAATAAGGTTGATAAAATGCTCCGGATTAGTTATTTTCACAAAAGAATTTAAAATCATGAAAACCAATATCCGGGAATATTACAATAACCTCGCAGATACCTACGATGAAAACCGTTTCGGGAATTCTTACGGGAACTATATTGACCGGCAGGAGAAGGTATTTTTAAATTCATTTTTCCGTCATACAAAATATTCCAAAATATTGGATCTGGGCTGCGGAACGGGCAGGCTTCTTGATTTTGCAACGCACGGCACCGATTTCAGTGAATCCATGCTCAGTATTGCCAAAGAGAAACATCCTGATAAAATAATTTCAGCAGGAGAAATCTCAAAAATCCCTTTTGACACTTCATTTGACTGTATATTCTGCTTTCATGTGATCATGCATCAGACGAAAGATGAAACCGGGAAATTCCTTGATGAATGCAGGAGAAAATTAAATAACAACAGTATTCTGATCTTTGATTATCCTACAAAAGCCAGAAGAAAAACAGTTTCGCCTCAGCAAGACTGGCATGCAGGCAACAGTTTTACCCCTCCGGAAATTTCACAGTTGGTAAAAGACGACTGGAAAATCAAAAGCACGACAGGCATTTTACTTTTCCCTGTCCATCGGATTCCAAAAAGCATAAGAAAGTTTTTCCTTCCCATTGATATTCTGCTCTGCCGGACTTTTCTGAAACGATGGGCTTCCTACCATATCACTGTACTTGAAAAAATATGAAACGGCTGCTAAAAAAAATAATTCCTGATCATTGGAAGCTGCAGATAAAATTACTGCAGCGGTACGTTCATGAACAACGGACCAGGCATCAGTACGTGAAAGAATACCGGCAGGAAGACATTGGATTCTACAAAAATGAATTCCGACAAAGCATCAAAAAAGGAGAATTTATTGAAAATAAGATTCACAACTTAAAAGTAGTCAGCGAAAAAATTAATAATCTTGTGATTCGTCCAAACGAAGTATTATCTTTCTGGAAGCTGATTGGAAAACCTACTTCGGAAAATAATTTTAAAGAAGGACGAAATCTTATCCGGAATAATATTTCTAGCGGAACAGGAGGCGGAATCTGTCAATTTTCCTCTATTCTTTATTATGCAGCCCTTCAATCCGGGTTAAAAATTGTGGAACGATATCCACATTCGGTTGATATTTATAAGGAACATGAACGTTTTACCCCATTGGGGTCCGATTGTACTGTAGTTTATGGCTATAAAGACCTTCAGATACAGAACAACTATTCGTTTCCTGTTCAGTTTCGGAGCTTTATCCATGATCACGAACTTCATCTTGTCTTAATTTCCCCGAAAAACATTCGTTTGAATGAAATCAATTTTCAATATAATGAAACAGGAAAGGGTGTTTGGGTGGAAACTTTTGCAGACAGCAGGTTATTGTTTAAAAATTTTTATATTCGATTATGAATTATTTAGCGCATTCTTTTCTCACCTTTTCAGACGGACAAATTGTAGGACAGTTTCTGGAAGATTTTATCCGGAACAGGGACCGGTTTTCTTTTCCGAAGGAAATCCAGGACGGTATTACCCTGCACCGGGCAATAGACACTTTCACAGACTCCCACCCTGCCATTCATGAGGCAAAAAAAGCATTTTCTCCTTTGGTGAGGCTGTATGCCGGAGCTTTTGTAGATGTTGCCATGGATTATTTTGTAGCCAATGATCTTACATTACATTCATTGGAAGGCTGGAAAGCTCACTCCTTAAACGTATATAAAGTTCTTCATGAGCATGAGCAATGGCTCCCTGAAAATTTTAAAAAAATGCTGGAAAAGATGGAGGAAGATGACTGGCTTTATAATTACCGTGAAGACTGGGGGATTAAATTCAGTATCCGGAACGTTTTGAATAAAGCCCGATATCTGGAAAAAGACATTCCTGTTTTTGAAGCTTTCCTGAAAAACAAATCTTTTCTTCAGCAATGTTATAACGATTTTTTTCCTGATCTGCTTAATCATACCAAAGAGATCAATACACAGTTTCAAATGGATCATAAATAAAAAAACACCTACCTGCAAGTAAGTGTTTTAAATGATTGTGTTTATTAGAATCTTCGACCTTAAATCCGGTAAAACGGGAACTTTTTTACCTTATTTAACTCTTCGAACTAAATTTTTTCTTAATCTGTGGTTTTATTTTGCGTTTGATGTTTTTTATTTTGTCTCAACCACCTTTTACAGGTCTATGAACCTCATCCATAAGTTTTTATCCCTACTTAATCTAAGCGGTTTATGTTATTAAAAAAATCGCAGTAAAGAATGTTTTTTTTACAGCACTCTTCTGTTTTCCTTACTCCTTCTCACCCCGTTGTTTTTTTATTAGTCAATTATCATTTTTCAGATTGTATGACCTCAAGAAACAAGATTCAGAAATCTCCAACTAGGCATAAACAAATATAGCTTTTTTTAAACAAAAAACAAATATTATATAAATTAATAAATCAAAAACAATTTATAACATATAATTAATCAACAAAATGCATGAAAAAATACAAATAATTCAATAATTCATTTTCGAAAATAAAATCCATTTAAAATTATTAATCAATATTTAGTGATTTAATATTTCATTAATAACTCAAAAAGACATAAAATACCTGAAGAAGACCTTTACAGAAATAAAAAATTAACATCTGATTAAAACTGGCGGTAGAGATAACGGTTAGGATACGTTAGTTTTTCACTCTCTCTTTTCCCTTGTATGATGATGTGTACAATATTGATCTGATCATCAAATAAATTATAAAGAAAACTTACCGCAGCTTCTACTTTTTTGGGAACGGTGACTGTTTCAGACTCCATATAAACGTTTACGGATTCACTGTCTTCTTCATAGCCAACATAATTTATTTTCAGAAATTTCCCGTCTCCTTTTAATTTGAAATACTCTGCGCAATATTTCTGCAAGGCTTCATTGAGTTTTGTTTTATATTTTTCATCATTAAAATGGAAAGCGCCTCCATATTTTTTGCTGAGTCCGTTTTCCAGGTCATCCAGAAAAAACCGTCCTGTAATCTCAAAAGTCTTTGATTTTACATTATAATTGATCTCAACTGAACCCACGTGATAAGGATGCTTCGCTTTTGTAAAAGAAAACAGGAATACAACAGGAAGCACAAACAGCCACAAAATCTTCATAAATCCGGACATTTAAAATTTGTTCCGAAATTAATCATTATTTTCGTACGCATTATATTTTTACGTTATGATGCAGGATTTTCTATTCTATTTAAACCTTGGCTGGGAGCATATCATTTCATTGGATGCTCTGGATCACCAGTTATTTGTTCTGGCTTTGATTGCCGTATATTCCTATAGTGACTGGAAAAAAATTCTGATCCTTGTGACTGCATTTACAGTCGGACATTCCATTACCCTTGCTTTAAGCATTCTGGATGTCTTCAGATTTCCTTCTGCATGGGTAGAATTCCTGATCCCGCTCACGATTGTCCTTACTTCCCTGGATAATATCATCATGAAAAACCAGAAACAGACCCTGATGCGGGCTAATTATTATCTTGCTTTGATCTTCGGGCTTGTTCACGGTATGGGATTCGCCAACACAGCAAGAGTAATGATTGCCAAAAGCCAGAGCATTGCGGTTCCTTTATTAGGTTTTAATATTGGTCTGGAACTGGGACAGATTGTTATTGTGGCTGCAATTCTGGTTGTTCTTTTTATGCTTCTCCATATTTTTAAGGTCAATAAAAAAGACTGGATTCTTTTTGTATCCTCCGGAGTATTTGCGCTCTCATTGAAGATGACTTTAGAAAGAATTCCTTTTTAAGCTTTCAATTTCTCATTTAAATATTATTATCTTTGATCATCCTTAAATCATTTCGGTCATGAAGCTAAAAGCAGCCGTCCTTTCATTTGCTGTATTTACGTATACAGGAATCACCGCACAGAATATCCTAAATAATCCGGGAAGCAACCATGGAAATAAGTTTGAGCAGCTGGGAACTATTCTTCCTACGCCTAATATTTACAGAACTGCCTCGGGAGCACCGGGTCATGGATACTGGCAGAACAGGGCAGATTATAATATCACGGCTTACCTTGATGAGGATAAAAGAAACCTGAAAGGATCTGAAACAATTACCTATTACAACAATTCTCCGGATGATCTGGACTATCTTTGGCTTCAGCTGGACGAAAATGAACAGTCTACAGTAAAAAATGCAGGTTACCCAACCTCCTCTACCCTTCCTTCATCAATGAATGACAACCAGTTGAAAGTAACCGAACTTCCGGAAAAAGACAACGGTTATGGTGTTAATATTGAAAAAATAACAGACGCTTCCGGAAGCCCGTTGAAATATACAGTCAACAAAACGATGATGCGTATTGATCTTCCGAAGGTTTTAAAGAAGGGTGAAAAAATTGTCTTCAAAATAGACTGGAACTACAATATCCCGAACCGTATCCAGATGGGTGGCCGTGGAGGCTATGAAAACTTTAAGGAAGACGGCAATGATCTTTATACCATGACCCAATGGTACCCAAGAATGTGTGTTTACAGTGATTTCCAGGGCTGGCAAAACCACCAGTTTACGGGAAGAGGTGAATTTGCTTTGGTATTCGGAAATTTTAAAGTTTCAATGAATGTTCCGGCCGATCATATTGTTGGCGGAACCGGAGAATGTAAGAATTACGAGCAGGTACTGACTTCCGACCAGATGTCCAGATACCGCAAAGCTGAAAATGCTGCAGAACCGATTGAAATTGTAACGCTGGAAGATGCTAAAAAAGCAGAGAAAAATCATTCAAAGCAAAGAAAAACCTGGGTATTTGAAGCTAACGATGTGAGAGAT
This region of Chryseobacterium vaccae genomic DNA includes:
- a CDS encoding AraC family transcriptional regulator, coding for MLLENIQKFVLVLLYGGLTLLSFTLLINPMKANRKANLFFGLFLLLWSSYWVLDVLRICEINPETWFSFFVYSIQIFTPIFLFFSVIFFINPDYRFKRTDLVCLIVPLICWILLFCSEEHPVIYHIVLFINIAHNLPYIALIYFRIRKHQKRIETISADTEPIDLQWLIKLSFLLFITIIITVGYELFNAFIYKMHQHVVMDLLFLFIVYSTLYYVLRQKEIYPVNKSQREELLSIEMESEEEETIRKKLISDHEFEMLKQRLTVLMETEKPYLDGDLNLLKLSDMVQINAHQLSYLLNNGFHENFFYFVNKYRVQHAKKMLIDDSSQKWSILGIAFESGFNSKTAFNTIFKKMTDMTPSEFRKHHADPQPKS
- a CDS encoding class I SAM-dependent methyltransferase, giving the protein MKTNIREYYNNLADTYDENRFGNSYGNYIDRQEKVFLNSFFRHTKYSKILDLGCGTGRLLDFATHGTDFSESMLSIAKEKHPDKIISAGEISKIPFDTSFDCIFCFHVIMHQTKDETGKFLDECRRKLNNNSILIFDYPTKARRKTVSPQQDWHAGNSFTPPEISQLVKDDWKIKSTTGILLFPVHRIPKSIRKFFLPIDILLCRTFLKRWASYHITVLEKI
- a CDS encoding VanW family protein gives rise to the protein MKRLLKKIIPDHWKLQIKLLQRYVHEQRTRHQYVKEYRQEDIGFYKNEFRQSIKKGEFIENKIHNLKVVSEKINNLVIRPNEVLSFWKLIGKPTSENNFKEGRNLIRNNISSGTGGGICQFSSILYYAALQSGLKIVERYPHSVDIYKEHERFTPLGSDCTVVYGYKDLQIQNNYSFPVQFRSFIHDHELHLVLISPKNIRLNEINFQYNETGKGVWVETFADSRLLFKNFYIRL
- a CDS encoding acyl carrier protein phosphodiesterase; this translates as MNYLAHSFLTFSDGQIVGQFLEDFIRNRDRFSFPKEIQDGITLHRAIDTFTDSHPAIHEAKKAFSPLVRLYAGAFVDVAMDYFVANDLTLHSLEGWKAHSLNVYKVLHEHEQWLPENFKKMLEKMEEDDWLYNYREDWGIKFSIRNVLNKARYLEKDIPVFEAFLKNKSFLQQCYNDFFPDLLNHTKEINTQFQMDHK
- a CDS encoding DUF6702 family protein; amino-acid sequence: MKILWLFVLPVVFLFSFTKAKHPYHVGSVEINYNVKSKTFEITGRFFLDDLENGLSKKYGGAFHFNDEKYKTKLNEALQKYCAEYFKLKGDGKFLKINYVGYEEDSESVNVYMESETVTVPKKVEAAVSFLYNLFDDQINIVHIIIQGKRESEKLTYPNRYLYRQF
- a CDS encoding HupE/UreJ family protein, with the protein product MQDFLFYLNLGWEHIISLDALDHQLFVLALIAVYSYSDWKKILILVTAFTVGHSITLALSILDVFRFPSAWVEFLIPLTIVLTSLDNIIMKNQKQTLMRANYYLALIFGLVHGMGFANTARVMIAKSQSIAVPLLGFNIGLELGQIVIVAAILVVLFMLLHIFKVNKKDWILFVSSGVFALSLKMTLERIPF